In the genome of Bacteroides mediterraneensis, the window CCATGATGTTCAAGTATGCCGAAGGACTGCATACCCTGACCGACCGTCTGCTTTACATCCAGAAGGCAGAAGCCGGGATGGTGAAGCTCCGTCTGTCGCAGGTGGATGTGGAAGCCCTGCTGGTGGATGTGGCACAGGGATTCCAGTCGCTGGCTGCCGAACGGAAGATGGACTATGCCTGGGAACTTGCGCCGGACTGTGTGCCGGTATGGGCCGACCGGGAGAAACTTTCGTCGGTGATGCAGAACCTGATATCGAATGCATTCAAATACACGCCGGAAGGAGGGAAAATCCGTCTGAAGGTAGAGCGGAAAGAAATAGACGGGAAGCATTTCTGCTGTCTGTCAGTGAGCGACACCGGCAAAGGCATCGATGCCGATTTGTTGCAGCATATCTTCGACCCTTTCGTGACGGGCAAAGAGGCGCCTTCCGTATCCACCCGTATGGGAGTGGGGCTGAAAATCGTAAAACACATCGTGGAGATGCACCATGGAAGGGTCACTGTGGATAGTGAGCCGGGCAAGGGTAGCCTGTTCCGCGTGTACCTGCCCGAAGGAAAATCGCATTTCAGTGAAGACGACTGTACATGGGAAGAAGCGTCCGTTTCTGCCGTGCCGCAGGAAACGGCTCCCGCTTCGCCGGAACTGATTCTCCCCGTAAATCTGGAAAAGGCTGATGGAGAGGAGGAGAAACAGGCCGCTGCCCGCCAGACGGTGCTTGTAATAGAAGACAACCCGGACATGCGCCGCTACTTGTGCGACCTGATGCGGAAGCAGTATCGGGTGCTGGAAGCTGAAAACGGAGAAGAAGGTTTGAAGACAGCCGTGGAGCAGGTGCCCGACCTGGTGCTGTCGGATGTGATGATGCCCGTGATGGACGGATTCACCTGCTGTGCCGAATTGCGCAAGCGGAAGGAAACGGCCCACATCCCCGTCTTGATGCTCACCGCCAAGGCCGAAGACAGGGACAGCGTGGAAGCCTCCCGGCGGGGAGCCGACGACTACCTGCGCAAGCCGTTCAATCCGGAAGTGCTGCTGGCCAAGATAGCCTGTCTGCTCGACATGCGCCGCCGCCTGAAACAGATTTACACCCGTACGCTGCTGCATGCGTCGTCTGCCTCGTCAGCTTCGACGGAAAAACCGGAAAGTACGGAAAACGAATTTATGCAGAAGGTGTGGGCCTGCATCGAGGCGAATGTCAGCAATCCCGATTTCAATGTCAAGGTGCTGGCGAGCGAACTCCATCTCAGCCTGGCTACTCTCTACCGCAAGCTGAAGCAGCATACCGACCTTTCGGCCGTGGAACTGATTCGCCACATCCGCATGACCAAGGCCGCCTTGCTGCTGATGGAGACCAGTCTCTCGGTGACGGAAGTGGCCGAGCGCGTAGGCTTCAACGACCTGCCCACCTTCCGTAAGCATTTCACAGACATGTTCGGCGTTTCTCCTTCCAAATATGCCGAGAGCGGGCAGGGCAGAAACAACAAGTCCCAGCCAGAGGCCGGGACCGGGGTGTGATAAATCAATCAGAGGAATATCGTGCGGATGAGTTTATCCGCACTGGCTCCGGTATTCGTTCGGGGTGTGTCCCACCAGCCGCTTGAACATCCGGCTCATGTGTTGCGGGTACTGGAAGCCCAGGCTGTAGGCAATCTCGCTCATGGGCTTGGTGGTGGAGAGCAACAGGTCTTTAGCCTTTTCAATCACCTTTCCCTGAATGTATTCCGAGGCTGTCCGTCCCGTCTGCCGGCTGATCATGTCGCCGAAATAGTTGGGCGAGAGGAAGACCTTCTCCGCAAAGTATTTCACGGTAGGCAGTCCCTCTTCCTGCGGTGCCGGACTGTCGAAATACTCGTCGAGCAGCTGTTCAAAGCGTACGATGATGTCCTTGTTGGAAGCCTCGCGCGTGGTGAACTGCCGTTCGTAGAAGCGCATGCAGTAGTCCAGCAGCAGTCCGATGTTGGCCGTAATCAGGCGGCGGCTGTGCTTGTCGGCGGGGCGTCGCAGTTCCGTGTCAATCTTTTTCAGGCAGTCCATCACCGTGCGCCGTTCGTCCTCCGACACGTGCAGTGCCTCGCGGGTTTCATAGGAGAAAAAGGAGTAATGCTTGATGTCCCTTCCCAGCTGCGTGCCCCGGATAAAATCCGGATGAAACAGCAGTCCGTGGCATTGGGGCAGCGTGCCTTCCTTCATACGGAAAGAGGCCACCTGACCCGGGGCGAAACAGACAATCGTCCCCTCCTGGTAGTCGTAGGGCTGGCGTCCGTAGGTGATGTCTCCGCAACAGATTTCTTTCAGGAACAGGGCATACACCCCATAGTTGACTTTAAACTCCTGCGGCCACCGCGTAGCCTTCGACAAGTCGACCACGCTGACCATCGGGTGCAGGGTCTCCAGTCCGAAGAGCCGGTTGTATTTTTCCACTGAATCCAGTTCAATCACTTCTTCTTTCATCGTCTTTCCTCCGTTTATTCTCTGGCAAATTTACGATTTATTCTTGGGAATCGCAACATCCCTTGGGAGGCTCTTTCCTTACGCTATCCCCAACAATTCAATCTCAAAAATCAGGGTGGAGCCTCCGGGAATGCCGGGCTGTGAGAACTTGCCGTAGCCCATCTCTGCCGGGAGGTAAATCTCCCATTTGTCGCCCACGCACATCTGCTGCATCGCGATGATCCATCCCTCAATGAGGTCGCTCAGGCGGAAAGCGGCAGG includes:
- a CDS encoding AraC family transcriptional regulator, which gives rise to MKEEVIELDSVEKYNRLFGLETLHPMVSVVDLSKATRWPQEFKVNYGVYALFLKEICCGDITYGRQPYDYQEGTIVCFAPGQVASFRMKEGTLPQCHGLLFHPDFIRGTQLGRDIKHYSFFSYETREALHVSEDERRTVMDCLKKIDTELRRPADKHSRRLITANIGLLLDYCMRFYERQFTTREASNKDIIVRFEQLLDEYFDSPAPQEEGLPTVKYFAEKVFLSPNYFGDMISRQTGRTASEYIQGKVIEKAKDLLLSTTKPMSEIAYSLGFQYPQHMSRMFKRLVGHTPNEYRSQCG